From the genome of Pseudarthrobacter psychrotolerans, one region includes:
- a CDS encoding recombinase family protein, with product MTGLLIGYARVSTNDQDLTAQKNALAALGVSPDKTFTDQGLTGANRARPGLREALAACRAGDTLAVTKLDRLARSLRDAKDIVDALTRREVKLSIGGSVHDPTDPVGRLLFNVLAMVAEFEADLIRARTREGMAVAKAKGRLRGKQPKLSKKQEAHLVSVHRAGTHTTVELAKLFAVARSTVYRAIKRAGDTA from the coding sequence ATGACCGGACTGCTGATCGGATATGCGCGCGTATCCACTAACGACCAAGACCTCACCGCCCAGAAAAACGCCCTGGCCGCTCTGGGGGTGTCGCCGGACAAGACCTTCACCGACCAGGGCCTCACCGGCGCCAACCGGGCCCGGCCGGGACTCAGAGAAGCGCTGGCCGCCTGCCGGGCCGGGGACACCCTGGCCGTGACCAAACTCGACCGTCTTGCCCGGTCGCTGCGCGATGCAAAGGACATCGTTGACGCACTCACCCGCCGCGAAGTCAAGCTCAGCATCGGCGGCTCCGTCCACGACCCCACCGATCCCGTAGGCCGGCTCCTCTTCAACGTCCTGGCCATGGTCGCCGAATTCGAAGCCGACCTGATCCGCGCACGGACCCGGGAAGGCATGGCCGTCGCCAAGGCGAAAGGCCGCCTACGAGGGAAACAGCCCAAGCTCTCCAAAAAACAGGAAGCACACCTGGTCTCCGTTCACCGAGCAGGGACACACACGACGGTAGAACTCGCCAAACTCTTCGCGGTAGCGCGCTCAACCGTTTACCGTGCCATCAAACGCGCAGGCGACACCGCCTGA